From Microtus ochrogaster isolate Prairie Vole_2 unplaced genomic scaffold, MicOch1.0 UNK1, whole genome shotgun sequence:
CAAGCATGAGAACACTCGGGACCTGAAATCTTCACAGCTTGTCACTCATCTCCACCGCGTGGTGGCTGAGCTGCTGCAGGGTGGTACTTCCAGGAAGCCATCGGACTCGGCTCCCAAAGCCATGGACTTCAAAGAGAAACCCAGCTTTCTGGCCAAGGGATCGGAAGGGCCTGGGAAAAACTGTGTGCCAGTCATCCAGCGGACTTTTGCCCCCTCGAGTGGGGAGCAGAGCGGCAGTGACACGGACACAGACAGTGGCTACGGAGGGGAATTGGAGAAGGGTGACTTGCGCAGTGACCAATCATACTTCAAAAGCGATCACAGTCGCAGGTTCACCGTGGGAGACCGAGTGAGCACCATTAAACAAGAATCTGAAGAGCCCCCCACCAAAAAGAGCCGAATGCAGCTCACAGACGAGGAAGGCCACTTTGCTGGCAGTGACCTGATGGGTTCCCCATTTCTGGGCCCGCACCCACATCAGCCTCCCTTTTGCCTGCCCTTCTATCTCATCCCACCGTCGGCAACTGCCTACCTGCCTATGCTGGAGAAATGCTGGTACCCCACCTCGGTGCCGGTCTTATACCCAGGCCTCAACACCTCTGCAGCAGCCCTCTCCAGCTTCATGAACCCAGACAAGATCCCGACTCCCTTGCTCCTGCCCCAGAGACTCCCTTCTCCCTTGGCACATTCGACCCTCGACTCTTCGGCCTTGCTCCAGGCTCTGAAGCAGATCCCCCCTTTAAACTTAGAAACCAAAGACTGAACTCTTGAAAGAGATCTcctgctgctttgctttccttcctccctaaTTCCAAAACCACAAAGGTCGGCCCACCGTGCAGACCCACATAAAAGATTCGgaatgtgagtgagtgagtgtgcttgcgtgtgtgcttgtgtgtgtgtgtgtgtgtgtgtgtgtgtgtgtgtgtgtgtgtgtgtaggacattAAGTTCCTTCTGACACAGGGAAGACATGAAAGGGATGACCTAACATCAGATAACAGGACTGTAGCAGTCAGTTCTCTGGGCTTTTCCATACCCATAGAAGAGCCCCCTTTGATACAAATCAGTTGGATTTTCATAAGCTTCAAAAGCTCCATCTGTGAGTCACTCCAGTTTGGGAGCTGGGTCTGTCTGTGGCTTTGAGAAAAGGTAGTTTCAAACGAGGACTTTCCAGAGCTCAGCTTCCAGCCAGCTGTTAGGACCCCACCCTTCTCTCTTTATTGTTGAGGTGACTCAGAGCCGACTGACAGTGGTCAGACCGAGCTCTCTGCTAAGGTGGTGAGGTAGGCGACGCTGGCATGTCACGGTAGTGGTTTGGGCAAATTTCTGCAGgtctcctcccccactcctgccTCCAATGAATAAAGACAATGAATGCAGTTCCCTAACTCAGGCTTTTGTGGTGATTAGCTTACTACGGAACTGAAAATGGCCCCCTTTGTACAAGCTGGGCTGCTAGGGAACCAAGGTGGACCAGACCGGTCCCAGACCTGTGGCACCTGTTTTCTAGGTCTCTCTTCTACCTTGAGCCGTCCAGTAAACCAACGGAGGGTCTCAGAGATGGTAGATGCCCTGAGTGTCCCAAAGTGTACAAAGCTAAGTCACCAATTGCTGCACTTATTCCTCAGCTAGACTCGGATCTCAAGTCCTTCCTCAAGCTTCGAACCAAGCTGAGCTTCTCCAAGGCAGAGCTTTGGCATCCCGAGATCCTTTCTGTAGGCTAATTCCTCTTGCCCGGCAGCATATGGAGTTGGCCCTATTGCTAAAAAGGATTCTGTCTCCTTTAaggaagttttatttttgatCCAGAGTCCTTGTTTTCTTGACTTGCTCAGCCAACCCTGCACCAGCTTCTCGAAATGCACTATGCTTGTGTTTTaacttcttttcccatttttatttgggCATAAAAAATCGTTGCCTTTATTTGTAAAgctgttataaatatatattatataaatatatgacaaAGGAAAATGTTTCAGAGGTCTATTTGTATAATTacttgatctacacagtgagaaaaatgaatgtattCCTGTTTTTGAAGAGAAGAATAATTCTTTTTCTCTAGAGAGAGGAGAGGTTACAGTGTTTATATTTTGGAACCTTCCTGAAGGTGTGaaactgtaaatatttttatctaagtAAATGTTAAgtagttgttttaaaaatacttaataaaataatctttttcctGTGGAAGAGAAATGGTCTCCTTGGTTTTAAAGATAACCCTAGTGTCATGGTTCTTCCTTCATCCCCTTGCTTGAAGACAGTGCCTACTTAGTCTCCTTATAATTGCTTTTCATGTGCCTGGCATTATGAATAAGCCAAGTCCATGCGGTCGGTAAATGctggattatttttgttttatttatttattcattcattttgaggcagggatACATGTAATAGCCCATGCTGGCATTAAATTTGATTTGTAGCCACGGCTGGCATTGAACAGatctcctgtttccaccttctgAAGGCCGAGATCACAGTCAGGCTTCCTGGAGCAGTAGAGGCATGCCTCTGGCCCTCACCCCAACACCTggttttatgtagtgctggggtttgaacttagGGCCTCACACAtcttaggcaagcactctgccaatgagccacatcctcagtctttattattttttcatgaaCTCTTGCCAGGGATCTGCACTCATTGTATCCCTGTTTCCAGAGGTAAGCAACAATCACTTGCCCCACGCGGCTTTGGAACTTGACGAGAAAATCCAGGGTACGAGCTCATGGGCTAGAGTGTCTGGGGAGGCTGCCATAGGGCTATGCGCATTGAGGAAAGATTTAATGGATTATTAAGCAATAATAATTGGTTGGAGATAGTGCGTCTTTCCCAAGGCAGGCTAACACTTTGAAATCTAGAAAGTTCTAATGGATTCCCCATACAGTGCTACTGAAGGCAACAGTCCATAATTATTTTCTACTGTCTTCCAACTTCTTCTCTGGGTGTGTGCAGGAATGACTATCGGtgctcttatttaaaaataataattaggtGGGAAATGGCCCAGCTGagtatttttgctttcttctcatCGTCTTGATTTGTCCTGAGGTTTCCTGATGGACATGATCCAGGCCCCAGAGTATCTGAATCATCCAGAACCATCTAACTGTCTGGAGTACTCCCCTCCAGGGAAGCCAACCCCAGGGAGTCTCAGCACCACCTGCCTTTCAAACGTCACTTCTGACTCCCGGGGGGTCTGTAAATGAAATTGAGTGTTCAGTGCCCGGTGGAAGGACACAACTGTCTCCAAGTCACACACTGCTGGGCAGGAGCCTGGACCTGGGGGGACTCTAAAACCCGGTGTTCTATCAAGACCCTCTCATGCCTGTCCTGACTAGACACTTAAGGACTCTGAGTCTTACACTAGTTTTTGGTTCAGATGGTCTCTAAGTCCTGCCTTAGGTAGTCTGCTCTTGCAGCCCTCGGGCCTGCTAAACCCACCCCCCAACTCTCTCCCAACCTATGACTCAGGGAGTAGCTGTGGACAGCAGGAAGTGGTTCGAGCACCCTGAACTAAGAATAGATTTGAGGACTGCACAGGCTGACAACCCAGAATGTCTCTTCTGGAGGCTGCCACGTGAAGCCCCCCCAGAGGCGCAGCTGCCCGTCTGTTTTTCTGCCTCTAGAGCGTCCTGAACTTTTCCAAAGCAGGGTTTCGGGAGAGGATCCAAGGGTGTTCAGGAAGGTGTGTGAAGTGGCTCACATCCCAGCCTTCAGCCCGGTTGGGGACAAAGAAGGCCTCTGTTGAAacgggtgtgtgtgagagagagagagccgtGAGGGGTGAAGCATGGACTCTGGGGCCAAGAAGCGCAGAGGCCTGGGATCTGGCCGCCTTCAGTCAGGGCGTGCTCGGCGGGGCTGCCGGGATGGTCTCACCCAGCGCTGACCTGCCGCGCCTGTTGACACGACGTCACGTTTCCGACTAGAGCCTTTCATGTGCGGCCCGCGGCTAAATGCGGCTGCCGGTTCCTGGAAGCAGACGTGCCTGGCACCGCGTCAGCAGAAACCCGATCCCCGGGGAAGTTTGGCAAGGCTTCGGGATCGCTCGGTCCCCAGAAATAGGGCCTGGCTGCGGGCAAGGCCGCGGCCCCCTGGTGCGCAGCGGGACAGAATCcgagggcagggaggggagggagcgcagggtggggcaggagctGGTTTCAGGCAGAGCTTTGGATCCTAGGCCTAATTAACTGGGATCGACCAGCTTCCCACGGCTCATCCCTTGCTAATGCAACCCTCCCAACCTAGAAGTCATAATAATGTATTTGGTAGATAAATCAAAGCGGGCGCAGACAAGGGAGGTAGCTCGCCCATGGTCACCCAGCTTCGGAGTGGAGTAGTGGTCCTGTGGGCTTTGTGGAACTGTTCCAGAGAATCAAGGAGACAGCGTTCACAGAGCCTAGTCCTGAATCGCGCCTGTAGTATTTACTATGTGCCGGGCAGGCACTTCACAGAGCACTCCCAGTACAAGGGCAAGGATACAATGATCCCCGTGCAAGGACACAGTGATCACAGCACCTGCCTGGAGTAGATACAATCCTCCTCATGATTCTGAGAATGAAATGAAGACACTGAGAAGTTAAGTACTTGCTCAGAGTCACTCAGCTCCTGtagtaaaatgcaaattaaacctAAGCATTTAGGTTGTGGAGTGTATTGCTTAACTACAAAATTACATTGTCCTTCTTGATACATTAGcagttaaaaaagtaaaaataaaaaaaatagtaaaagtcGTAATAATTACAATCATTgcattattttgaatattttccttgTTCTAGGACCTCTATTAAGCATTTGTGTGActctctttctggtttttgtttttgagacagggtctcatgtagcccaggctgcctccttGTAACCAAGAATTTGTCAGCCTCCTTGGCACCAGCATTAGAGCCATGAGCTGGCTAAATTCAACTTCTCGTAGCAGCTGTGGAGAGTGGGCAATAATATGCCACTACCCcgacttttaaaacttaaaataagggcccactctgtagccctgactggcctcaaactcatgatcttcctgcctcagcctctaagtgctgggattagactatgcccactgtgcccagctaaagcaattcaaacaatttttaaattgcatttatttatttaggcaagATACATGTTATGGTGGGGGTGCAGCCAGAGGACAAAgtgtgggaattggttctttccgTCCACCTTGTGAATCCTGGACagtgaacttgggtcatcaggtttggcagtaaatgccttaacccactgagcccaCTTTTATACAAAACTTCTTTccccatttatttttactttatatatatgaatggtttgcctttggaggccagaagagggcatcagatcccaggaAACTCGAGTtcgagatggttgtgagctaccatttaggtgctgagaactgaaccctggtcctctcaATGAGCAGCCAGTAcacgtaaccactgagccatctctgtagcccagtgttttttgttgttgttgttgttgttgtttggttatttttaacACGCCTCTTTTACAAATGACAAAAGTAGAGCCCAGAAGGAGCTCGCCTGAGGTGACTTATTATGTTAAGGACAAGCCATAGTCTCATTCAAGTTCAGATTtacttttttgcttgtttgtttggtgttttgagatagggtttctctgtgtagccctggctgtcctggaactcatgctatagatcaggctggacttcaactcagagatctgcctgctgctgcctctcgagtgctgggatgaaaggtttGACTGCCCAGCCAAATTTACCTCTCAGTAGAGCTGCTCCAGGGCTGATCTCTGACATGCATCCTCTCCTTTGAGCCTCACAGGAGCCCTGTGGATGCCTGCTGGAAGAATCAAACTACCAAGCTCAGAGCAAAGTCATTTGCCCAACTCTTCACCCAATGCCTTACATtaatgccccctccccccactactcCATCCCACGTCCAAGAAGAGACTGTTGCCTAAAGAACTAAAGCACAGACTCACGGGGTTGTGCAcccctagaatcccagcactcagcaggtagaggcaggaagattgggagttcaaggtcaacatcAGGACATAGCAAGTTTTGGGTTTGTGATCTTGtctaaaacaaccaacaacaataaaacaaaaattaaaaacaaccaacaacaataaaacatggagctggaggtacagccCAGGTGGTAGACTGCTTGCTTGGCATGTGCAGAGTCCTGGGcaccattcccagcaccacatataCCTGTGTGGTGGTAGACAGTTACAATCCCAGCCCTCTTGGAGGCAGGGCGATCAGATTAGGTTATCCTTGCctacacagaaagttcaaagccagcctacgCTACACATGACCCTGTCTGaagcagcaagcaagcaaacaaacacacaaagaaacagaacaaccAAAAAAGACCTGGCTGGGAACCTGAATCTGAAAAACAGGCTGGAGGCATCCCTTAGGAGAGGCGGCAGTCAATATAGGCTTCTGTCAGTGCCAAGGTGGTTGTCCTGAACGTGGAACTCTCTGAGAGGAAACTTCACGAGTCCAGAAAAAAGGCTGCAGAGGTGTCTGCCCCTCTCAGGTTGAGTCCACGCCCATTCGGCCCATCTTTCATCCTTGGCTATGGCTCTGGGTCTGGCTGATGAGGAGCAGCAAAGATGAAAGGTCACCTTGTCAGGTTAGAGTCTAGAGGACCACTGGGTATCTCCTGGACCCCTGGAGCCCCTCAGGGGCCCCAAAAGGAGACAGATCATGTTGAATTCCTTTGTGATTTCATATAAAAACTTTGTGTCTCCTAAGACCCAGCCTTCACAGAGGAACCTGTAAGGCGAGAGGGAGGAAGGCTTTAGGCTTCTTGCCACTTCCGAGGAGCAACTCCTTCCAGGGCCCCCACACATGCATAGCAGTATAAGAACTCTGCTGTTGAGAAACTATCACTGCGGGTGTTTGGAAGGTCCCAGACTAGGCCCCCTTCCTCTGTCATCTAGGATTCTGAGGAAGCTCAGCTGCACAGGCCCTCCCTACGCCCACCCAGCAccactccctgcttctccccagtCACCAGCCTGGCTGCCTATAGCCTCGGAACAGGAGCCGGCAGAGCACCTCCCCTTGGCAGTGGAAGTCCTGGTGTCCCTGCAGGGCCATCCTATCTTGTGATGTGACTGGCTGTGGGCCCAGACAGTGTCTTCTGTTATAGACAGGCCCTCCCTTCCTGGGCGAGCCTCAGCAAAGTAATGGAGCTGGCCCAGGGACTCTGCGGACAGGGTCAACCTCGGGCTGGGACCAAGGACATGTGACACCAAGTGCTGCTGCCCTCATAGTCCTGGCCctgccccccaccacacacacggTTTTCAGGGAACAAGAGGAAGGAAACgtatgcttatttatttgtttaaagagaatttctttaaaaaaaaaaatgtccaatgtggtggctcatgcctataagcTCAGCACTTctgaagctgagacaggagaattgctgagCGTTTaagaccagactgggctacaaagttagaccctgttttaaaaaaaaaatgaagaagaaaaaaaNNNNNNNNNNNNNNNNNNNNNNNNNNNNNNNNNNNNNNNNNNNNNNNNNNNNNNNNNNNNNNNNNNNNNNNNNNNNNNNNNNNNNNNNNNNNNNNNNNNNNNNNNNNNNNNNNNNNNNNNNNNNNNNNNNNNNNNNNNNNNNNNNNNNNNNNNNNNNNNNNNNNNNNNNNNNNNNNNNNNNNNNNNNNNNNNNNNNNNNNNNNNNNNNNNNNNNNNNNNNNNNNNNNNNNNNNNNNNNNNNNNNNNNNNNNNNNNNNNNNNNNNNNNNNNNNNNNNNNNNNNNNNNNNNNNNNNNNNNNNNNNNNNNNNNNNNNNNNNNNNNNNNNNNNNNNNNNNNNNNNNNNNNNNNNNNNNNNNNNNNNNNNNNNNNNNNNNNNNNNNNNNNNNNNNNNNNNNNNNNNNNNNNNNNNNNNNNNNNNNNNNNNNNNNNNNNNNNNNNNNNNNNNNNNNNNNNNNNNNNNNNNNNNNNNNNNNNNNNNNNNNNNNNNNNNNNNNNNNNNNNNNNNNNNNNNNNNNNNNNNNNNNNNNNNNNNNNNNNNNNNNNNNNNNNNNNNNNNNNNNNNNNNNNNNNNNNNNNNNNNNNNNNNNNNNNNNNNNNNNNNNNNNNNNNNNNNNNNNNNNNNNNNNNNNNNNNNNNNNNNNNNNNNNNNNNNNNNNNNNNNNNNNNNNNNNNNNNNNNNNNNNNNNNNNNNNNNNNNNNNNNNNNNNNNNNNNNNNNNNNNNNNNNNNNNNNNNNNNNNNNNNNNNNNNNNNNNNNNNNNNNNNNNNNNNNNNNNNNNNNNNNNNNNNNNNNNNNNNNNNNNNNNNNNNNNNNNNNNNNNNNNNNNNNNNNNNNNNNNNNNNNNNNNNNNNNNNNNNNNNNNNNNNNNNNNNNNNNNNNNNNNNNNNNNNNNNNNNNNNNNNNNNNNNNNNNNNNNNNNNNNNNNNNNNNNNNNNNNNNNNNNNNNNNNNNNNNNNNNNNNNNNNNNNNNNNNNNNNNNNNNNNNNNNNNNNNNNNNNNNNNNNNNNNNNNNNNNNNNNNNNNNNNNNNNNNNNNNNNNNNNNNNNNNNNNNNNNNNNNNNNNNNNNNNNNNNNNNNNNNNNNNNNNNNNNNNNNNNNNNNNNNNNNNNNNNNNNNNNNNNNNNNNNNNNNNNNNNNNNNNNNNNNNNNNNNNNNNNNNNNNNNNNNNNNNNNNNNNNNNNNNNNNNNNNNNNNNNNNNNNNNNNNNNNNNNNNNNNNNNNNNNNNNNNNNNNNNNNNNNNNNNNNNNNNNNNNNNNNNNNNNNNNNNNNNNNNNNNNNNNNNNNNNNNNNNNNNNNNNNNNNNNNNNNNNNNNNNNNNNNNNNNNNNNNNNNNNNNNNNNNNNNNNNNNNNNNNNNNNNNNNNNNNNNNNNNNNNNNNNNNNNNNNNNNNNNNNNNNNNNNNNNNNNNNNNNNNNNNNNNNNNNNNNNNNNNNNNNNNNNNNNNNNNNNNNNNNNNNNNNNNNNNNNNNNNNNNNNNNNNNNNNNNNNNNNNNNNNNNNNNNNNNNNNNNNNNNNNNNNNNNNNNNNNNNNNNNNNNNNNNNNNNNNNNNNNNNNNNNNNNNNNNNNNNNNNNNNNNNNNNNNNNNNNNNNNNNNNNNNNNNNNNNNNNNNNNNNNNNNNNNNNNNNNNNNNNNNNNNNNNNNNNNNNNNNNNNN
This genomic window contains:
- the Bhlhe40 gene encoding class E basic helix-loop-helix protein 40; translation: MERIPSAQPPPTCLPKAPGLEHGDLSGMDFAHMYQVYKSRRGIKRSEDSKETYKLPHRLIEKKRRDRINECIAQLKDLLPEHLKLTTLGHLEKAVVLELTLKHVKALTNLIDQQQQKIIALQSGLQAGELSGRNIEAGQEMFCSGFQTCAREVLQYLAKHENTRDLKSSQLVTHLHRVVAELLQGGTSRKPSDSAPKAMDFKEKPSFLAKGSEGPGKNCVPVIQRTFAPSSGEQSGSDTDTDSGYGGELEKGDLRSDQSYFKSDHSRRFTVGDRVSTIKQESEEPPTKKSRMQLTDEEGHFAGSDLMGSPFLGPHPHQPPFCLPFYLIPPSATAYLPMLEKCWYPTSVPVLYPGLNTSAAALSSFMNPDKIPTPLLLPQRLPSPLAHSTLDSSALLQALKQIPPLNLETKD